A stretch of DNA from Triticum dicoccoides isolate Atlit2015 ecotype Zavitan chromosome 2A, WEW_v2.0, whole genome shotgun sequence:
ATCCCATATAAGTACATCACAAGACAAAGATGATAGCCATAATTTCAATATTTTCTTACTCCAATGCCATACTTAGGTCGCCCATAAGCATATATAAAATCACGTACAGAATAGATGTGCTAGACAAAACACATCAATACAAAAGCCACCTTCAGATCAGAAGGCCAGATGAACCACTTTTCACTTATATAGATATAGTTGAGCTGAGCTATGAGATTACCCACAAAGCAATCCATCCACTAGGAACTAGGTTAACTAAATTCAAGCCGACGTGCACATCCCATAAATAAGTACTCACATCCTCCACCTACTCAAATCCTACTGTTATCACCGCATCTCACGCAAGCATTGCAGCTGCATTGATCATTTCGACCATGTAAGCACTTGATGAGCCGTAGCAATCCCTGCAAAGAAAAGAAGAACATTCCCAAGGGGTAATATTTGTTTACAGGGGAGTATTTGAGATGtgaaaaaaactcagatatttgcaGCACCACACCAAACACGTTTTACTGGCACTCCAGTTATATGTTAGGAAAAGCTAACAGAGACAGGAGGTTCTCTTACCCAGTAATAGCAGGGCTGTTATTAATAAATACAGACACTAACTGAAATCAAGGGGTATAATTTTGGAAAAGGCGAGCAGCATCACTGGGGCAAGAGTGCCAATCAACTCAGGTTTGTATGGCTACTAAATTTTTTATCATTCATATACCTCCAAGAACAGATTAAACCATTCATTCTCATATCTATATATGTCACCAGACAAAGATGATAACCAGGACTTCAACATTTTCTTACTCCAATGCAATAGTTATGTCGCTTATAAGCATATATAAAACTAGGACACAATAGATGTGCTAGAGAAAACACATCAATACAAAAGCCACCATCAGATCAGCAGGCCAGATGAACTACCAAATGCCTCAGTACCCTCCACTTTTCACTTATATATAGACATAGTCGAGCTGAGCTATGAGATTACCCACAAAGCCAGCCATCCACTAGGAACTAAGTTAACTAAATGCAAGCCAACATGCACATCCCAGAAATAAGTACTCACATCATCCACCTACTCAAATCCTACTATTAGAACGACCTCCTCTACACCAGAGAACGAGCATCGCCAGCTTCTGAGGCGCTGTCCCCTGAGCTCCCTGACCCTGAACCTTTAAACAGAGTCAAATGGGAAACATTGCAGGaagtttaatttttttttaaaaaggggggactccccggcctctgcatcagaacgatgcatacggccaacttTATTAAAAAGCAAATAGGTCCAACAAAGGTCTTAAAGTCATAACAAAAGTAAAGAAAAGCTCACATAGAGCATATAAAAAAAGTAACCATAGCGCCACAACCGGCCGGCATAAACAAGATAAGGAAACTAATTTCCTAtcttattacatgaccgccatccaaaccggttgaaaatatcccgtgctaccatcttccaccggatagatccagtaaccaaacgctccctggcctccgtcggagtgagtagcgaccacatacggatcaatgcagtggctcggaagataacctgcaaaaaatgaaaaaTTGTTGTTCTATTAAAAAACCAAGTCATTTttgcagttccagactgcccacaataaagcacatactcctacgcgaatgtgtctcgctgtttcggcctctatcccgttaagccacgttccaaataacgtgctgacagaattcggaggagtaatattaaaggctATGTGCACTGCCCGCCATAGCACTTTTGCCAGCGGGCAGTCAAGAAAAAGGTGTTTGATAGTTTCAttccgatcacaaaaactacacctagtaggtcatgTCCAGTTACGCTTTGCCAGATTGTCTTTGGTTaagatgacttgtttatgtacaaaccacataaagactttaattttcaaaggaattttgactttccaaacatgtttggaactaggaatggaGCTAGAGTTGATAACATTGAGATACATCGATTTAACTGTAAATTCCCCAGTCCTAGTAAGCTTCCAGCGCAACTGATCGGGTTGTTGAGACAGCTAGACCTCTATCAGTCTATGCACTAAATGGAGCCAAGCTTCCCAACGATTACTGGCTAGCGTTCTCCTGAATTGAATATTGAGGGGGATGGACTTACATACTGTTGCAACAGACGCTTCGCGTCGTTGAACAATActataaagagtcaggtattgaagcgCGAGGGGTGTCTCTcctagccaagtatcctcccagaaacgcgtGTTGGTGCCATTTCCGATTATAAACTTTGTCCTATTGAAAAAGGCTGATTTGACTCTCATCAAccctttccagaaaggcgaatccGTCGGCCTTGCTGCCACTTGGGACAAAGTTTTGGAGTGAAGATACTTACTACGGAGAATTTGCGCCCAGGTGGCCTCTGTCTCTACAGATAACTTAGacagccacttgctgagaagacatctgtttttGACTTCAAAATTTTCAATGCCAAGACCCTCTTGGTTTTTTGGTCTACAAGTAATATCCCATTTGACGAAtctgtattttctttttagttcatcACTTTGCCAAAAGAAACGGAATCAATAGAAGTCCAGCTTTTTTCCAACTCCAACTGGAATCTCaaaaaaagacaaaagaaacataggcatacttacATGAAGAATAAATGATGTTTCACAAAAAGGGAAAGAATAAACACTGAGTTGGACAGTAGTACGActggatgatgaagaaccactgccTGGACCCGAACCAGCAGAGACACCCGTGGCCGTGGCCTCAGTGCCCTTCTCTGTCTCCACTGATTGGCATCTCATCCTCAGTATCTACATACTCATCCACCTGCTCCGCCGCTAATACATCCGTCCCGCTCTCCTGTAAATATCAAAACAGAACACAACAAACATGAGAGCCCAATTTGCATATGCACTAACTGAAAACGGGAACAACACTTGTTGTTTCCTATCAGCATTGTCAACGAATGTAGACACAGCACCATTCGCAGCCTCAGCGCGGTAGCACCGTCGTAGACCATGGCAATGTCCTTCTGCGGTACGGATCTGGCCGCAGCGCTTCCTCGTAGCTGCCCGGAGCTTCGCCGGTGGCGGGGGCAGGTCCTCCTTCAGCTGGCCCTGCTGATGCTCCTGATGCCATGAATCGACGCGGGAGAGGAGGGCGCAGAACTGGCCGATCCGGGTCCCTGGAGCGCACTGGAACCGCGGTGGCCAGCCTCGCCGGCCGGAGGACGAGGCATCCGGCCGACGGCGAGACCAGACAGAAGCTTTCCCAATTTTATGTTTTTTTAGGGAACAGAGCCTCTCccagatttttatttttttgagaaaaagGAGCCTCTCCCAGATGTAACAAATATACACTGCAAAATTTAGAAGGAGCTTCAAATATCAGGAGCTTTTATTCACATGTACACCAAATTCAGTTGTACAATAAAAAGCTCCACAATGTGCTTCAACTATCCTATCTTGACTCGAGGAGAAAATTCAGAAGAAAAATAAGAAAGCATCAACAATACTAAGCTACTTGACTTGAGTTCCTGATTATTTGGTCTAGTTGAGTGAAACAAATTGCACGGACATTTCTACAAAGCACTGAATCTTCATCTACAGAGGCATGCACAACAACAGATTTTTTGGTTCTTCTGTCTTCCTTTTGCCATCATGCTGATCATCTTCTTTTTGGTTCTTCTATGCTCTGTCAATGAATAAGAGAATAACTTCAGCACAAGCATATCCAGAAGAATAAAGGATGCAAATGGACAGAGCACATAGTTATGTGCTTGTGTTGCAACCAGCAGATGAGCCGTCATGCTCTGAACCTGAAGTTATTTGCCAAGATGCAGCTAGCAGGTCAATGTAGAGTAGTTAGGCCACAACCGGTGGAGCCAAGCTGAGGAGGGTGGCCATGGAAGGAGATCAACACACCGGCGCGCGAGAAGCTTGGCCGTAGCCAAGGGGCGCGTGCAGCCCGTGTAGTGTGCCGACGTCGGTGGGAGTGGAGGCGTCCAGGAGCATCGCTGTGCCCGGCGGGAGGAAGTAGCTGGGGCGGTGCCGCGAGTTGGGCCGCCGGCGGGGATGGAGTGTGCCGATCTGGGGTGGTGTGCTTGGCGTCGAGGAGCACGCCGGCGGCGATGTTGCGAGCAGCAGGGGCGTAGCACACCGGCGGCTGGAATTTGGGGCCGTCGAGATGGAATCAGGATTTGCGGACAGGGAAGTGGGGGGAACGAGACGGGGCTGCTGCTTTGAGATTCGTGCTGTGTAAATCGGACGGTATGAAAAGCGTTCGGGCTGGAAGTCTTCAAGTACCTGACGTCAGGTAGTTATCATTTGTCTAAATGTGTTTGTGCAATTGTAGTCTTGGTGATATGTGCAACGCGAGTGCATGAGAAATAATTTCCGAGACGAGTAAGAAATGGCATCTCCGAAAGAATAATCTTTTGTTTTTAGCGAGAATACATACACACAAAAGAATAATGTAAGAAGGGACATGACCGCACTTCGTTTTGgttgctctgtttttcttccacCAACGACCGCTTGTGCTTACGTACGCGGATGATCACGACAGGGCGAGCTCAGAGCTCTCTAACATTCCGGGAAACCGAAATGTGGCTAGTTCGGTTCTTCCGGTTACGGTTTTTCTCGTCCTTACATAATCCAACCTTTTCCTCGCAGCTCAAAGCCCAGCACACACAACACACGCGAGACGCGCAATGGATTCCCTCGCCTCCTTGATGGACCTAGCGGCCTTGATTTCCCATGCCTGCCGCGACGCGGAGATGCTGCCGGGCGCACTGATCAGAGATTAGTTACCCGAGTGCACGATTAGATCAGAGAAGAACAAGCATCAACTCATTGTTTCAATTCGTGGAGAAGAAACTTATCACGTCATCTCACACCAGCACTGAAACTGCATCAATCATTTCGGCCATTAAGCAATTGCTCAACATTAGCAAGGAAAAAATGTGTTAACAGTGACAAACATAAGCAACCTAATTTCCCAGAAATTGCAACAGCTAGCCTGCACCTTTTTTCCAAAAGAAGCTCACCTGCACCAGGTACTGACATTCCCGCAGTTATAATCAAGAAATGCCTATAGCAACAGGAAATTATAAAGTTACAGGATAATAAATATGCCAGTTTAAGCTTGACATATCTGATAATAATATAGTTAGACAACTGTTGAAACCAAAGGTGGGTATAATCTTAGAAAGTCGAGCAGCACTACAAGGATGGAAATTCGCATTCAACTCATGTTTGCATGGCTACTGAAATTTATATCATACATATGCCATTCTCATGTCCATATACATCACAAGACAAAGAGGATAGCCATGATTTCAATATTTTCTTACTCCCATGCCATAGTTACGTCGCCCATAAGCATATATAAAACCAGTACACAATAGATGTGCTAGAGAAAACACATCAATACAAAAGCCACCTTCAGATCAGAAGGCCGGATGAACTAGACCATGCCTCATTAGCCTCCACTTTTCACTTATATAGACATAGTCGAGCTGAGCTATCAGATTACCCACAAAGCCAGCCATCCACTAGGAACCAAGTTAACTAAATCCAAGCCGACATGAACATCCTGGAAATAAGTAATCACATCATCCACCTACTCAAATCCACTGTTAAAACAACCTCCTCTACACCAGAGAACGAGCATTGCCAGCTTCTGAGGTGCTGCCCCCTGGGCTCCCTGACTCTGATCCTGTAAACAGAGTCAAATGCAATACATTGTAGGAAGTTTAAttcattttttttttttttggaaaaggggatgtaccccagcctctgcatcagaaagatgcaaggAAGTTTAATTCATGAAGATTAAAAACGATGTTTCTCAAAAAGGGAAAGAATAAACATTTGGTTCAGCAGTACCACTGGATGATGAAGAACCACCACCCGAACCACCAGAGACAATCATGGCCTCAGCACCCTTTTCGATCTCCACTGATTGGTAAGTTGCGGTTGGCATCTCATCATCAATATTTACACACTCATCCACCTGCTCAGACACTAGTGTTCTCAGGATTCTCGCTCTCCTGTAAATAACAAAACAAGCAACACCCGTGAGAGTCCAATTTGCATACCCACTAACTGCAAACAAGAACAGCACATGTTGTTTCCTCTATGGCCATTACCACATCAGCATTGTCAACCAATGTAGGCACAGCACCATTCACAGCTTCAGCTCCAACAGCATCGTTGACCTCAGCAATGTCCACATTCATCATCACGGCTCGTCGGCTCCTTTGAGCGCCTTGTTGAACATTTCGACCATGTAAGTAGCAATCCCTGCAAAGAAAAGAAGAACATTCGCAATGGGCAAATTTGCCGCACTGGCAAACACAAGCTGTAACTCAGAAATATTTGAATGTAAAATTAACTCAGAAATTCGCACCAGCACACCAAACACGTTTTACTGGCACTTCAATTAAATGTTGGGAAAAGCTTACAGCAACAGGAAGTTCTCTTACCCAGTAATAACAAGCCAGTTAAAAATAATACATACTCTAACTGAAATCAAGGGTATAATTTCAGAAGAGGCAAGAAGCGTCACCAGGACAAAAGAGTCCCAATCAACTCAGGTTTGCTGGTACTGAAATTTTTATCGCTCATATACCTTTGAGAAAGATTAAACCATTCTCATATCAATATAAGTCACCAGACAAAGATGGAAACCATGATTTCAACATTTTCTTACTCTGATGCGATAGTTATGTCGCCCATAAGCATTAGTACACAACAGATGTGCTAGAGAAAACACATCAATACAAAAGCCACCTTCAGATAGAAGGCCAGATGAACTACAACATGACTAGGTACCCTCCACTTTTCACTTCTATAGACATAGTCGAGCTGAGCTATCAGATTACCCACAAAGCCAGCCATTCACTAGGAACTAAGTTAACTAAATCCAAGCAGACATGAACATCCCAGAAATAAGTACTCACATCCTCCACCTACTCAAATCCTACTGTTAGAACAACCTCCTCTAAACAAGAGAACGAGCATCGCCAGCTTCTGAGGCGCTGTCCCCTGAGCTCCCTGACCCTGAACCTGTAAAGAAAATTGAATGGGAAACATTGTAGGAagtttaattcatgagaataaacgatgtttctcaaaaaggaaaataataaacagTAGGTTCGACAGTACCActggatgatgaagaaccacttcccGAACCACCAGAGACACTCGTGGCCTCAGCGCCCTTCTCGATCTCCACTGATTGGTAAGTTGCGGTTGGCATCTCGTCATCAATATCTACATACTCATCCACCTGCTCAGGCACTACAGTGTTCTCAGGATTCTCGCTCTCCTGTAAATAACAAAACAAACAACACCCGTGAGAGTCCAATTTGCATATCCACTaactgcaaacaagaacaacacatgatGTTTCCTCTACGGCCATTACCACATCAGCATGGTCAACCAAAATAGGCACAGCACCATTCACAGCTCCAGCTCCATCAGCATTGTTGACATCAGCAATGCCCCCATTTATCATTGCAGCTCGTCGGCTCTTTTTGAGCGCCTTGTTGAAGTTGTTGACAAATCGATCAAGCTCCCACTGCGTCTCGATGTCCATTTCATCGATATCCAGCTCAATCTCATCCCCAAGCAGCTCCGGGTTATTGACATTCCTCTTGCGCACAATCTGCAGCACATTATGCATCTTCTCTTCAGGTAAGCTCTCCAGCCCCGCCCTAAGCATGTTCTTCTCCTCCAAGCTCATCTGCCTCTTGTTCAGCTCCCTCGCCTTGGGTTTCGGCATCCTCACCGCCCTCGGCTTGACCTGTGCTGGGAGTGGGACCACCGGAGGTGGCAGTTCCGCTGGAACTGGCAATGGCACTGGCACCGGCACCAGTGATGGAAGGCGTCTGCATTCCTCCTCGAACCAAGAGACGGCCGCAGCGTACATCTTCTCGAACGAGGCGAGGAGGTCGCCGGCGAAGGTGTGGACGGTGTGGCCGGCCGGGTTGTACCGCAGCGCGTTGGCGAAGGTGAGGCGGACGTCGGCGGCGAAGGCGTCGTGCGAGGGGTAGTTCCTGGCGGCGAGGTTGGCCTTGACGGTGCCGAGGTCCATGGGGCTCTTGATGACGGCGTGGTAGTCGTGGAGGCCGAGGGTCTCGACCTCGACGGGCGCATTGAACCAGATGCTCCGCTTGTCCTTGCGCAGCTTGGACAGGATCTGCGCGCACCGCTTCCGCATCGCCGCCCGCAGCTTCGACGGGGGCGCGGGGAGGCCGCCCTCCCTCGGCTGGCCCCGCCGCGGCTGCCGGTGCTGCTGCTCGAGCTCCAGCTCCTGCTGCCACGCGTCGATGCGGGAGAGGAGGGCGCGGACCTGGCCGAGCTCGCCCGCGAGGCGGTCCCGGAGCGCGCCGGCCTCGCGGTGCGTGAGCCCCGACGGCCGGAACGTGACGTAGCCGACCCCCGGCGAGGCCAGCGGGTGCTGCGCCCTCGAGCCGTCGGCGGGCGGGAGGGCGCGGTGGCCGGGGTTAGGGCTCGGCGCGGGCGCGAGCGGGCCGCGATTGTCCCCCCAGTGGTGGCTCTgcgcgcggcggccggcgatgagcGCGGAGGCCATGGCCGCCGGTGCCGGGATCGGTGGTGGGCTCTGCCAGTTGGATCCggtccccgtccccgtccccgtccccgagAGCGCACGGCAGCCGAGGAGGGGGGGGGAGATTTTTTTTCCGCTGCGCGGCTGGTGGATCCGCCCGGCGGTGGGGAAGGAAGGAGGCATCCACGCCGTCAGTTGCCTGCTGgacggcccagatccggcccgaggCGGGGGAACGGAGGGAGAGGGTGGACGGCGGGGATCTCTGACACGTGGGGCCCGCGGGGCCGGGCTGGCAGCGGGTGGACCGGAACGCGGGCCTCCGCGGGAACTTTGACTTGCACGGCTCGCTCTCTCATCATGGCGCGAACCAATTGCTTCGGCGCCTCCTACGTACACGAATCCAGTGATGAAGCAAATTTACCTTTGCATTCGTTTTTTTAGATAGATTCTTTACCTCGCATTGTTTCCGGGCCAACGTACAGGCATTTGAAGTTTGGGATG
This window harbors:
- the LOC119356514 gene encoding transcription factor GTE2-like isoform X1, coding for MASALIAGRRAQSHHWGDNRGPLAPAPSPNPGHRALPPADGSRAQHPLASPGVGYVTFRPSGLTHREAGALRDRLAGELGQVRALLSRIDAWQQELELEQQHRQPRRGQPREGGLPAPPSKLRAAMRKRCAQILSKLRKDKRSIWFNAPVEVETLGLHDYHAVIKSPMDLGTVKANLAARNYPSHDAFAADVRLTFANALRYNPAGHTVHTFAGDLLASFEKMYAAAVSWFEEECRRLPSLVPVPVPLPVPAELPPPVVPLPAQVKPRAVRMPKPKARELNKRQMSLEEKNMLRAGLESLPEEKMHNVLQIVRKRNVNNPELLGDEIELDIDEMDIETQWELDRFVNNFNKALKKSRRAAMINGGIADVNNADGAGAVNGAVPILVDHADVESENPENTVVPEQVDEYVDIDDEMPTATYQSVEIEKGAEATSVSGGSGSGSSSSSGSGSGSSGDSASEAGDARSLV
- the LOC119356514 gene encoding transcription factor GTE2-like isoform X2, whose protein sequence is MASALIAGRRAQSHHWGDNRGPLAPAPSPNPGHRALPPADGSRAQHPLASPGVGYVTFRPSGLTHREAGALRDRLAGELGQVRALLSRIDAWQQELELEQQHRQPRRGQPREGGLPAPPSKLRAAMRKRCAQILSKLRKDKRSIWFNAPVEVETLGLHDYHAVIKSPMDLGTVKANLAARNYPSHDAFAADVRLTFANALRYNPAGHTVHTFAGDLLASFEKMYAAAVSWFEEECRRLPSLVPVPVPLPVPAELPPPVVPLPAQVKPRAVRMPKPKARELNKRQMSLEEKNMLRAGLESLPEEKMHNVLQIVRKRNVNNPELLGDEIELDIDEMDIETQWELDRFVNNFNKALKKSRRAAMINGGIADVNNADGAGAVNGAVPILVDHADVESENPENTVVPEQVDEYVDIDDEMPTATYQSVEIEKGAEATSVSGGSGSGSSSSSSGSGSSGDSASEAGDARSLV